The following are from one region of the Salmo trutta unplaced genomic scaffold, fSalTru1.1, whole genome shotgun sequence genome:
- the LOC115189528 gene encoding deleted in lung and esophageal cancer protein 1 homolog — protein sequence MLEESELRPQTGLDPSMNRHRPASENTQDISHLLASIFKDLYTTEIIGKDTVAILTKTRRGGNNYHDKYVEDLQQVHSEYSRRMRDADMLENHIIQARVQATATESRAHTKVVEEVGEAYQQLGLPPVRWTFMWCVDNGLLKSNNLICPEDYITGLTPPLKAPRAMSLPGFAKPTVSYNRHICYLPQDDGYTAVPPPERTTQSLLEESETSLTLTCSSDTCTPQSLRSQKACRVRKPQWMNELSAESRAEERAGLQKLQQRHKFLRNPRFLHPNAQQGGKSLILFQEKGDRGRKGQEED from the exons ATGCTTGAGGAATCTGAGCTAAGACCCCAAACAGGCTTAGACCCGTCCATGAACCGTCATCGACCTGCATCAGAAAATACACAG GACATTTCACATTTATTGGCAAGCATCTTCAAGGATCTCTACACAACAGAGATTATTGGGAAAGACACAGTTGCCATTCTCACCAAGACAAGAAGGGGAGGCAACAACTACCATGACAAATATGTGGAGGATCTTCAACAG GTCCATTCAGAGTACAGCCGTCGGATGCGTGATGCTGACATGTTGGAGAACCACATCATTCAGGCTCGGGTCCAGGCCACGGCCACAGAGAGCAGGGCCCACACcaaggtggtggaggaggtgggagAGGCCTACCAGCAGCTGGGTCTGCCTCCAG TCAGGTGGACCTTCATGTGGTGTGTTGACAACGGCCTTCTGAAGAGTAACAACCTGATCTGTCCTGAAGACTACATCACAGGACTGACCCCGCCCCTCAAAGCCCCCAGAG CCATGTCCCTCCCAGGCTTTGCCAAGCCGACGGTGTCCTACAACAGACACATATGCTACCTTCCCCAGGACGATGGCTACACAGCGGTCCCTCCCCCAGAGAGGACAACCCAGAGCTTGCTGGAGGAGTCAGAGACGTCCCTCACCCTTACCTGTAGCTCAGACACCTGCACCCCCCAAAGCCTACGTAGCCAG AAGGCGTGCCGAGTGAGGAAGCCTCAGTGGATGAATGAGCTGAGTgctgagagcagagcagaggagagggctGGCCTTCAGAAACTACAGCAGAGACACAAGTTCCTGCGGAACCCCAGATTCCTTCACCCCAACGCACAGCAGGGGGGCAAGTCGCTCATCCTGTTTCAGGAAAAAGGAGACAGGGGAAGGAAGGGGCAAGAGGAGGACAG